The proteins below are encoded in one region of Puntigrus tetrazona isolate hp1 chromosome 5, ASM1883169v1, whole genome shotgun sequence:
- the mymk gene encoding protein myomaker, whose amino-acid sequence MGAFIAKMLLPTISSLVFLPAASVAAKRGFHMEAMVYFFTMFFIAIYHACDGPGLSILCFMKYEILEYFSVYGTAISMWVTLLALGDFDEPKRSSLTMFGVLTSAVRIYQDRLGYGIYSGPIGTAVFMITVKWLQKMKEKKGLYPDKSVYTQQVGPGCCFGALALMLRFYFEEWDYAYVHSFYHVSLAVSFILLLPKKNRYVGTGRNAAKLNCYTLCCCV is encoded by the exons ATGGGAGCGTTTATCGCCAAGATGTTGCTGCCCACCATCAGCAGTCTGGTGTTCCTGCCTGCAGCCAGTGTCGCCGCCAAGAGGGGTTTCCACATGGAGGCCATGGTCTATTTCTTCACAATGTTCTTCATAGCG ATTTACCACGCATGTGATGGTCCGGGCTTGTCCATTCTCTGTTTCATGAAGTATGAGATCCTGGAGTACTTCAGCGTGTATGGCACAGCTATCTCCATGTGGGTCACGCTGCTAG CTCTGGGAGATTTCGATGAACCCAAGAGGTCTTCGCTCACCATGTTTGGGGTGCTGACATCAGCTGTGAGAATCTACCAGGACCGCTTAGGCTACGGCATCTACTCGGGCCCCATTGGAACAGCTGTCTTCATGATAACAGTCAAATGG TTgcaaaaaatgaaggaaaaaaaaggccTTTATCCAGACAAAAGTGTTTACACTCAACAAGTGGGGCCAGGGTGCTGCTTCGGCGCTCTTGCTTTGATGCTACGCTTCTACTTCGAG GAGTGGGACTACGCTTATGTCCATAGTTTCTATCATGTGTCGCTTGCTGTGTCCTTCATTCTGCTGCTGCCCAAGAAGAACCGCTATGTGGGGACGGGACGCAATGCAGCCAAACTCAACTGCTACACCCTCTGTTGCTGTGTATGA